A section of the Nitrospirota bacterium genome encodes:
- a CDS encoding P-II family nitrogen regulator, whose protein sequence is MKMITSVIKHFRQDEVRQALMDIGVKGMTVVEVKGFGRQKGHLEVYRGAEYEVKFLPKIKVEVAVPDGLVEQAVEAIMGAARTGEIGDGKIFVTALDEVIRIRTDERGEEAL, encoded by the coding sequence ATGAAGATGATAACGTCCGTCATCAAGCACTTCAGGCAGGACGAAGTACGGCAGGCCCTCATGGACATAGGCGTCAAGGGCATGACCGTGGTGGAGGTCAAGGGGTTCGGCAGGCAGAAGGGCCACCTGGAGGTCTACCGGGGGGCGGAGTACGAGGTGAAGTTTCTCCCCAAGATAAAGGTGGAGGTCGCCGTCCCCGACGGCCTAGTGGAACAGGCGGTGGAGGCCATCATGGGGGCCGCCCGCACGGGGGAGATAGGGGACGGAAAGATTTTCGTCACCGCGCTGGATGAGGTCATCCGCATCAGAACCGACGAAAGGGGCGAGGAGGCGCTATGA
- a CDS encoding ammonium transporter, whose translation MRKLKILITLGAVLLPAGAALAAEAPEISPGDTAWLLVSTALVMLMTPGLAFFYGGMVRSKNVLGTIMHSFMMLCMVSLIWILWGYSLAFGPDVGGLVGSLAMVGLRGVGMEANGTVPHYIFMMFQGMFAVITPALITGAFAERMKFSAMLLFSALWVTFVYSPVAHWVWGGGWIMTKVGALDFAGGTVVHINSAVAAFVAALVVGKRKGYLEEQMMPHNLPLTVLGAALLWFGWFGFNAGSALASNGLASLAFVTTNTGAAAAAMGWSFTEWLHRGKATAFGAVSGAVAGLVGITPAAGFVSPLSAIAIGVGAGVLCYIAVNLRPRLGYDDSLDVLGIHGVGGLWGAIATGLFAAAAFGGTDGLFHGNPGLVGAQLIASAATIAYSGVVSFILLKVVDAAVGLRVSEEHERQGLDLSQHGETGYDMR comes from the coding sequence ATGAGAAAGCTGAAGATATTGATTACGCTCGGGGCGGTGCTCCTTCCGGCGGGGGCCGCCCTAGCGGCGGAGGCTCCGGAGATAAGCCCGGGGGATACGGCGTGGCTTCTGGTCTCCACGGCCCTGGTCATGCTGATGACCCCGGGGCTGGCCTTCTTCTACGGAGGCATGGTGCGGAGCAAGAACGTCCTGGGCACCATCATGCACAGCTTCATGATGCTCTGCATGGTAAGCCTCATCTGGATACTCTGGGGCTACAGCCTGGCCTTCGGCCCCGACGTGGGCGGCCTGGTGGGCTCCCTCGCCATGGTGGGCCTGAGGGGGGTGGGCATGGAGGCAAACGGCACCGTGCCCCATTACATCTTCATGATGTTTCAGGGCATGTTCGCCGTCATCACCCCGGCGCTCATCACCGGGGCCTTCGCCGAGAGGATGAAGTTCTCGGCCATGCTCCTTTTCAGCGCCCTCTGGGTGACCTTCGTCTACTCCCCGGTGGCCCACTGGGTGTGGGGCGGCGGCTGGATAATGACGAAGGTGGGCGCGCTGGACTTCGCCGGGGGCACCGTGGTGCACATAAACTCGGCCGTGGCGGCTTTCGTGGCGGCCCTGGTGGTGGGCAAGAGAAAGGGGTACCTGGAGGAGCAGATGATGCCGCACAACCTGCCCCTGACCGTGCTCGGCGCGGCCCTCCTGTGGTTCGGCTGGTTCGGGTTCAACGCCGGAAGCGCGCTGGCCTCAAACGGGCTGGCCTCCCTGGCCTTCGTCACCACCAACACCGGCGCGGCGGCGGCGGCCATGGGATGGAGCTTCACCGAGTGGCTGCACCGGGGCAAGGCAACGGCCTTCGGCGCGGTCTCCGGAGCGGTGGCCGGGCTGGTGGGCATCACGCCGGCGGCGGGCTTTGTGAGTCCGCTTTCGGCCATAGCCATCGGGGTGGGGGCGGGCGTCCTCTGCTACATCGCCGTCAACCTCAGGCCCCGCTTGGGCTATGACGACTCCCTGGACGTCCTGGGCATCCACGGGGTGGGAGGCCTCTGGGGCGCCATCGCTACGGGGCTCTTCGCCGCGGCGGCCTTCGGCGGCACCGACGGGCTTTTCCACGGAAACCCCGGCCTGGTGGGCGCGCAGCTCATAGCCAGCGCGGCCACCATCGCCTACTCGGGCGTGGTGAGCTTCATTCTTCTAAAGGTGGTGGACGCCGCTGTGGGCCTCCGGGTCTCCGAGGAGCATGAGCGCCAGGGCCTGGACCTCAGCCAGCACGGCGAGACGGGGTACGACATGCGATAG
- a CDS encoding GNAT family N-acetyltransferase translates to MSNQFLLIERPPTTEEYLRLRETVGWGDMDAEATGVGLSTSLFSVCVLFGDEVVGCGRVIGDGGIYFYIQDVIVSPKLQGQGIGELIMNALMKYLKAHAHANAFIGLMAAKGRAGFYKRFGFSERPSGAPGMYMVME, encoded by the coding sequence ATGAGCAACCAATTCTTGTTAATCGAGCGTCCTCCGACCACGGAGGAGTACCTGAGACTCCGTGAAACCGTTGGGTGGGGGGATATGGATGCCGAAGCTACAGGAGTTGGCTTGAGCACTTCTCTTTTTTCAGTTTGCGTATTGTTCGGCGATGAAGTTGTCGGATGCGGACGCGTTATAGGAGATGGTGGGATTTATTTCTATATCCAGGATGTAATCGTATCGCCGAAATTGCAGGGACAGGGAATCGGCGAACTCATAATGAACGCGCTAATGAAGTACCTGAAAGCACATGCCCACGCTAATGCTTTTATCGGTCTCATGGCGGCAAAGGGAAGGGCCGGGTTCTATAAGCGTTTCGGCTTTAGCGAGCGCCCTTCCGGCGCTCCGGGAATGTATATGGTAATGGAATAA